Proteins encoded within one genomic window of Dermatophilus congolensis:
- a CDS encoding TIGR03085 family metal-binding protein gives MTGLAKIERQQFASTLMRVGPQAPTLCEGWRTKDLAAHVVLRERRPDAAIGVLLSAVAEHTQRVQDEYAEKAWPQLINMVQEGPRGWSPTRLPHMDDAINLVEFYVHHEDVLRAAPDWTPEHTRTLNADLQTALWARLKQAGQLMFRKSPTGVVLVTPSHGRCAVHRPTKNGTVVLRGEPSELVLYATGRTHVADVEVTGEGEAITAFCELELGL, from the coding sequence ATGACCGGACTGGCGAAAATCGAACGACAACAGTTCGCCTCCACCCTCATGCGAGTCGGCCCGCAAGCGCCCACCCTCTGCGAAGGCTGGAGAACCAAAGACCTCGCGGCACACGTAGTACTACGCGAAAGACGCCCCGACGCAGCCATAGGCGTCCTGCTCAGCGCCGTCGCCGAACACACCCAACGCGTACAAGACGAATACGCCGAAAAAGCCTGGCCCCAACTCATCAACATGGTCCAAGAAGGCCCCCGCGGTTGGTCCCCCACCCGCCTGCCCCACATGGACGACGCCATCAACCTCGTCGAGTTCTACGTCCACCACGAAGACGTCCTACGAGCCGCCCCCGACTGGACCCCCGAACACACCCGCACCCTCAACGCCGACCTCCAAACCGCTCTATGGGCACGCCTAAAACAAGCCGGACAACTCATGTTCCGCAAATCCCCCACCGGCGTCGTGCTCGTCACACCATCCCACGGCCGCTGCGCCGTCCACCGCCCCACCAAAAACGGCACAGTCGTACTGCGCGGCGAACCCTCCGAACTCGTCCTCTACGCCACCGGCCGCACCCACGTAGCAGACGTCGAAGTCACCGGCGAAGGCGAAGCCATCACCGCCTTTTGCGAACTAGAACTGGGCCTATAA
- a CDS encoding cobyric acid synthase → MTAHGLLVAGTTSDAGKSLLVAGMCRYFARQGVRVAPFKSQNMSNNSMVTPDGVEIGRAQWLQALAARAVPEAAMNPVLLKPGTDRTSHVVLMGRPHGRLGTGEWATGRRELAAAAYEAWDDLASRYEVVIAEGAGSPAEVNLRAGDYVNFGLAAEKSLPVVVVGDIDRGGVLAAMYGTWGIVDAQDRARITGWIVNKFRGDEALLRPGLDILHERTGVPVLGVVPWLADAWLDGEDALTIGAFGRSGAGTDEACGDRLTVAVVALSRISNSTDVDAFAAEPGVDVTVTRDPDVLARADLLVLPGSRSTLADLSGLRADGLDEVVAQRARVGRPVLGICGGYQMLAERVIDQECVEASSPVSVEGLGLLPVQVVFTAQKHLGTPRGVWRGVEVSGYEIHHGTPVFTAPVGEGDGEAFLDGVRRGGVFGTHWHGAFENDAFRRVFLAEVSLRVGKGWVASSSLGFASRRERMLDAVADALTEHLVPGSLERVLGL, encoded by the coding sequence GTGACCGCTCATGGCCTTCTTGTTGCCGGAACGACCTCTGACGCAGGAAAAAGCCTGCTCGTGGCTGGAATGTGTCGATACTTTGCGCGACAAGGAGTGCGGGTAGCTCCGTTTAAGTCCCAAAACATGTCCAACAACTCCATGGTCACGCCCGACGGTGTAGAGATTGGGCGTGCGCAGTGGTTGCAAGCGTTGGCTGCGCGCGCTGTTCCGGAAGCGGCGATGAACCCGGTGCTATTGAAGCCGGGCACAGATCGGACGAGCCACGTTGTTCTTATGGGGAGGCCGCATGGGCGCCTGGGGACGGGGGAGTGGGCCACAGGGCGTCGGGAGTTGGCTGCAGCGGCATATGAAGCATGGGATGACCTTGCCTCTCGGTATGAGGTGGTCATTGCTGAGGGAGCTGGCAGCCCTGCCGAGGTGAATCTCCGGGCCGGTGATTACGTCAATTTCGGTTTGGCTGCAGAGAAATCCCTTCCGGTAGTTGTTGTTGGGGATATTGACCGCGGTGGTGTTTTAGCCGCGATGTATGGCACGTGGGGGATTGTTGATGCTCAGGACAGGGCTCGGATTACTGGCTGGATAGTTAACAAGTTCCGCGGTGACGAGGCGCTGTTGCGTCCGGGGTTGGACATCCTGCACGAGCGCACCGGTGTGCCGGTGTTGGGTGTGGTGCCGTGGCTGGCAGACGCGTGGCTAGATGGTGAGGACGCTTTAACCATAGGGGCATTCGGGCGATCCGGAGCAGGCACTGATGAGGCATGCGGGGATCGGCTGACGGTTGCTGTGGTTGCGTTGTCGCGTATTTCGAACTCTACGGATGTGGATGCTTTCGCGGCGGAGCCGGGCGTCGATGTGACGGTGACGCGTGATCCGGATGTGTTGGCGCGGGCTGATCTGCTTGTCTTGCCGGGGTCGCGGTCCACGCTTGCTGATTTGTCGGGTTTGCGTGCTGATGGTTTGGATGAGGTGGTGGCACAGCGGGCTCGTGTGGGGCGCCCGGTGCTGGGTATTTGTGGCGGGTATCAGATGCTTGCTGAGCGGGTCATTGATCAGGAGTGCGTGGAGGCCTCTAGTCCGGTGAGTGTGGAGGGGTTGGGGCTTCTTCCGGTGCAGGTGGTGTTTACCGCGCAGAAGCATTTAGGGACTCCGCGTGGTGTGTGGCGTGGTGTTGAGGTTAGTGGGTACGAGATTCATCATGGAACGCCGGTTTTCACTGCTCCTGTGGGTGAGGGGGATGGTGAGGCGTTTCTTGATGGGGTGCGTCGTGGCGGGGTGTTTGGGACGCATTGGCATGGTGCGTTTGAGAATGATGCGTTTCGGCGTGTGTTTTTGGCGGAGGTTTCTTTGCGGGTGGGTAAGGGGTGGGTGGCGTCTTCGTCGTTGGGTTTTGCTTCGCGTCGGGAGAGGATGCTTGACGCGGTGGCGGATGCGTTGACTGAGCACCTTGTCCCCGGGTCACTGGAGCGTGTGCTTGGGTTGTGA
- a CDS encoding cobalamin biosynthesis protein, protein MSRSVAVGLCLGYVADRILGDPPRHHPVAWFGQLATTTEKHIWANNRKHGVLYTSLLLTAVTGTALAINSQTRSPWQRCLLTAATTWIALGGKSLEAEGEAMAARLDTATISGDLTAARERLSHLCSRDASALTADELARATVESLAENTSDAVTGAVFWGAVAGVPGIVLYRAANTLDAMVGYRSDRYEKFGWASARLDDLLNYLPARVTAAVTVAIAPAFGGYTAVIRACRAWWHDAPAHPSPNAGSVEATAAGVLGVSLGGTNMYAGSQETRGKLGTGPAPVVDDVRRAITLTRTVAATATAACVALAWVLPSRRRTTTPRSTL, encoded by the coding sequence GTGAGTAGATCCGTAGCGGTTGGCCTATGCCTGGGGTACGTAGCAGACCGGATCCTGGGAGATCCTCCCCGACATCACCCCGTGGCATGGTTTGGGCAGCTAGCCACAACAACCGAAAAACACATATGGGCCAACAATCGCAAGCACGGAGTCCTCTACACATCGTTACTGCTCACCGCAGTAACCGGAACTGCCCTGGCCATCAACTCCCAAACCCGTTCCCCCTGGCAACGCTGTCTACTCACCGCCGCTACCACCTGGATCGCTCTTGGAGGTAAGTCTCTCGAAGCAGAAGGCGAAGCAATGGCTGCTCGCCTGGACACAGCGACCATCTCAGGAGATCTCACCGCAGCCCGAGAGCGCCTCTCACACCTGTGCAGTCGCGACGCAAGCGCCCTCACCGCCGATGAGCTCGCACGCGCAACAGTGGAATCACTGGCTGAAAACACATCAGATGCTGTCACTGGCGCAGTCTTTTGGGGGGCCGTAGCTGGCGTACCGGGCATAGTCCTGTACCGCGCAGCCAACACCCTGGACGCAATGGTCGGATACCGCAGCGACCGTTACGAGAAATTCGGGTGGGCCTCTGCACGCTTGGACGATCTGCTCAATTACCTCCCGGCTAGGGTCACCGCAGCGGTCACAGTCGCTATCGCTCCAGCCTTTGGTGGCTACACAGCAGTTATTAGAGCTTGCCGAGCATGGTGGCATGACGCCCCTGCCCATCCCAGCCCCAACGCGGGCTCAGTTGAAGCCACCGCAGCTGGTGTATTGGGAGTTTCTCTAGGCGGCACCAACATGTATGCCGGTAGCCAGGAAACACGCGGCAAGCTTGGAACAGGGCCAGCCCCGGTCGTGGATGACGTACGCCGCGCCATCACTCTCACTCGCACTGTCGCTGCAACAGCTACCGCGGCCTGTGTGGCCCTGGCGTGGGTGCTGCCTAGCCGACGCCGCACTACTACCCCCAGGAGCACGCTGTGA
- a CDS encoding bifunctional adenosylcobinamide kinase/adenosylcobinamide-phosphate guanylyltransferase: protein MLVLGGVRSGKSRLAERLAGAYERVTYVAPGPVPDPVAPQDAEWRERVRAHQLRRPAHWVTRETGDVPGAINSVASESAGGRGAVLVDCLGTWTTRLIDDAGAWEERDRAVGVVEQGCARLGSALESTGGAGVDVILVSNEVGLGVVPAHVSGRLFRDALGQVNQCASAVADRMALVVAGRVVDLTGFPTVDDVAMGWGNARFGRRGA, encoded by the coding sequence ATGCTGGTTCTGGGCGGTGTTCGTAGCGGGAAAAGTCGTTTGGCTGAGCGGCTTGCTGGAGCATATGAGCGGGTCACATATGTGGCCCCTGGGCCGGTGCCGGATCCGGTGGCTCCGCAGGATGCTGAGTGGCGGGAGCGGGTTCGGGCGCATCAGTTGCGCCGGCCGGCTCATTGGGTGACGCGTGAGACCGGTGATGTTCCGGGGGCTATCAACTCTGTCGCCAGTGAGTCTGCAGGTGGGCGCGGGGCTGTTTTAGTTGATTGTTTGGGTACGTGGACTACTCGGCTTATTGACGATGCGGGGGCCTGGGAAGAGCGGGATCGGGCAGTGGGTGTGGTGGAGCAGGGGTGTGCGCGGTTGGGTAGTGCGTTGGAGTCGACCGGTGGTGCGGGGGTCGATGTGATTTTGGTGTCGAATGAGGTGGGGTTAGGGGTGGTTCCGGCTCATGTGTCGGGGCGGCTTTTCCGGGATGCGCTTGGTCAGGTGAATCAGTGTGCGTCTGCTGTTGCCGACCGGATGGCGTTGGTTGTTGCTGGTCGGGTGGTGGATTTGACGGGGTTTCCTACGGTCGATGATGTGGCGATGGGGTGGGGAAATGCTCGGTTTGGTCGTAGGGGTGCGTGA
- a CDS encoding adenosylcobinamide-GDP ribazoletransferase: MVRDVLCLAFGTLTTWRVPPPRNIDARVAAGAMLIAPVVLVPLLVLMGLGVWVGSFLSVSPAVVAALLLAVLAVSSRGMHLDGLADTADGLSASYDRAKALDVMKRSDIGPSGVAAVVLSVLVQFSALVALVQSGAGVVLAVVAVVVSRASLAWGCRRGYPAASSSGLGATVAGSVSPVALAVVSVLVAAGSALVTHVCGGGWWHGLVVFGVGVAAVLLLLRHARARLGGMTGDVLGAGVEISLSVALVAGAVLVAAS, translated from the coding sequence ATGGTGCGTGATGTGTTGTGTCTGGCGTTTGGGACGTTGACGACGTGGCGTGTGCCGCCGCCGAGAAATATTGATGCTCGGGTGGCTGCGGGAGCGATGTTGATTGCTCCGGTGGTTCTTGTGCCGTTGCTTGTGTTGATGGGGTTGGGGGTGTGGGTGGGGTCTTTTTTGTCTGTGTCTCCTGCGGTGGTGGCTGCGTTGTTGCTTGCTGTTCTTGCTGTTTCGAGCCGGGGGATGCATCTGGATGGTTTGGCTGATACGGCTGATGGGCTGTCGGCGTCGTACGACCGCGCGAAGGCCCTTGATGTGATGAAGCGCAGCGATATTGGCCCTAGTGGTGTGGCTGCTGTGGTTTTGAGTGTTTTGGTGCAGTTCAGCGCGCTTGTTGCTTTGGTTCAAAGTGGTGCGGGTGTGGTTTTGGCTGTGGTGGCGGTGGTGGTATCGCGGGCGTCGTTGGCGTGGGGGTGCCGTCGTGGGTATCCGGCGGCTTCGTCTTCGGGGTTGGGGGCTACTGTGGCTGGTTCTGTTTCGCCGGTGGCGTTGGCGGTTGTGTCAGTGCTGGTTGCGGCTGGCAGTGCGTTGGTTACTCATGTTTGTGGGGGCGGTTGGTGGCATGGTCTGGTTGTGTTCGGGGTGGGGGTGGCGGCTGTGTTGCTGTTGTTGCGTCATGCGCGGGCGCGGTTAGGTGGGATGACTGGTGATGTTCTTGGTGCGGGAGTGGAGATTTCTTTGAGTGTTGCGTTGGTTGCGGGGGCGGTGCTTGTGGCTGCTTCGTGA
- the gcvT gene encoding glycine cleavage system aminomethyltransferase GcvT, with translation MSEDKLSPIHDEHLALGAKMADFSGWLMPIEYAGGGVLTEHAAVREHVGIFDVSHLGNATVKGQGAFDFVNSCFTNDLRKIGPGKAQYTMCCNESGGVVDDLIQYVRAEDDILLIPNAANTSEVVRLLSEAAPEGITVTNEHTDYAIIAVQGPDSPKVLTAMGLPTDMEYMSFEQAEHNGIPMTVCRTGYTGEKGYELVCPWDKGADLWRELLKAIEPFNGRPCGLGARDTLRMEMGYALHGHELNLDITPNMARAVWAIGWDKPAFWGKDFLTTQRAEKKARLSWGLLVQDKGIPRQDCEILDADGNVIGVVTSGTMSPSLKQGIALGLIDRGIKAGDEVFIAVRNRKLKAIVQRPPFVETGVAD, from the coding sequence ATGAGCGAAGACAAACTCTCCCCAATCCACGACGAACACCTCGCCCTCGGCGCCAAAATGGCCGACTTCTCCGGCTGGCTCATGCCCATCGAATACGCAGGCGGAGGAGTCCTCACCGAACACGCAGCGGTACGCGAACACGTCGGCATCTTCGACGTCAGCCACCTCGGCAACGCCACCGTCAAAGGACAAGGCGCCTTCGACTTCGTTAACTCCTGCTTCACCAACGACCTACGCAAAATCGGCCCCGGCAAAGCCCAATACACAATGTGCTGCAACGAAAGCGGCGGCGTAGTCGACGACCTCATCCAATACGTCCGAGCCGAAGACGACATCCTCCTCATCCCTAACGCCGCCAACACCAGCGAAGTCGTCCGCCTCCTGTCCGAAGCCGCCCCCGAAGGCATCACCGTCACCAACGAACACACCGACTACGCCATCATCGCCGTCCAAGGCCCCGACAGCCCCAAAGTCCTCACCGCCATGGGCCTGCCCACCGACATGGAATACATGTCCTTCGAACAGGCAGAACACAACGGCATCCCCATGACCGTCTGCCGCACCGGCTACACCGGCGAAAAAGGCTACGAACTCGTCTGCCCCTGGGACAAAGGCGCAGACCTATGGCGCGAACTCCTCAAAGCCATCGAACCCTTCAACGGCCGCCCCTGCGGACTCGGCGCTCGCGACACCCTCCGCATGGAAATGGGCTACGCCCTCCACGGCCACGAACTCAACCTCGACATCACCCCCAACATGGCTCGCGCCGTCTGGGCCATCGGATGGGACAAACCCGCCTTCTGGGGCAAAGACTTCCTCACCACCCAGCGCGCAGAGAAAAAAGCCCGCCTCTCCTGGGGCCTGCTAGTCCAAGACAAAGGCATCCCGCGTCAAGACTGCGAAATCCTCGACGCCGACGGAAACGTCATCGGCGTTGTCACATCAGGAACCATGTCACCCTCACTCAAACAAGGCATCGCCCTGGGCTTGATCGACCGCGGCATCAAAGCCGGCGACGAGGTATTCATCGCCGTCCGCAACCGCAAACTCAAAGCCATCGTGCAGCGCCCACCCTTCGTTGAAACCGGCGTCGCCGACTGA
- the ggt gene encoding gamma-glutamyltransferase translates to MKNRTALALALSLALIPTATAAPATASPPQSPGPISHRLPKKATMTGSGGAAASVDPIATQTAIDVLARGGTAADAAVAATAVLNVVEPYATGLGGGGFFVHYDAKTKKVQTIDGRETAPASIRETSFLEPDGKPMNFDKAVNSGLSVGVPGNPAIWQMALKQWGKRSLSQMLQPAEEIARRGFVVDQAFSAETADNAKRFAKFPATAAIFLPGGKPIQPGTVLRQPDLARTYHLLRTQGPDALYRGPIGKAIVNTVNHPATAPGITVPAGGMTMNDLANYRALPKEPIVSKHKNLTIYGMPTSSGGGTAVAEILNLMQETEKQTGTPVSKTDNTQYLHRFAEASAAAFADRNRWVADVPGAPVNELISPAYATERACGFNPDKAAQRPIVFGNPDGKYGPCKPRPAGKPGKINEGASTTHLTVADRWGNVASYTSTIEQFGGSGMVVPGYGFLLNNQLTDFEFTAPTKGIPHPNLPAPGKRPRSSMSPTIVTKNGRPILATGAAGGSTIISTTAQILLGYLDRNLTAVEAVNTPRLSSRNTAAGAEPQLMKSATGEALRAMGQPMTETKTLGRATAIAMPTQGVFIPAAERTRGGGGSAMVVNPRP, encoded by the coding sequence ATGAAAAATCGCACAGCGCTCGCGCTCGCCCTGTCCCTAGCCCTCATCCCCACAGCAACAGCCGCACCCGCCACCGCCTCCCCACCCCAAAGCCCCGGACCCATCAGCCACCGCCTGCCCAAAAAAGCAACCATGACCGGCTCCGGAGGAGCAGCAGCCTCCGTCGACCCCATCGCCACACAAACCGCCATCGACGTCCTCGCCCGCGGCGGCACCGCAGCAGACGCGGCAGTAGCAGCCACAGCAGTCCTCAACGTCGTCGAGCCCTACGCCACCGGCCTAGGTGGCGGCGGATTCTTCGTCCACTACGACGCCAAAACCAAAAAAGTCCAGACCATTGACGGACGCGAAACCGCCCCCGCCTCCATCCGAGAAACATCCTTCCTCGAACCAGACGGCAAACCCATGAACTTCGACAAAGCCGTCAACTCAGGCCTATCCGTCGGCGTACCCGGCAACCCAGCCATCTGGCAAATGGCACTCAAACAATGGGGCAAACGATCCCTATCCCAAATGCTCCAACCCGCAGAAGAAATCGCCCGCCGCGGATTCGTTGTCGACCAAGCATTCAGCGCCGAAACCGCCGACAACGCCAAACGATTCGCCAAATTCCCTGCTACCGCAGCGATCTTCCTGCCCGGCGGCAAACCCATCCAACCCGGCACCGTACTGCGCCAACCCGACCTCGCCCGCACCTACCACCTCCTACGCACCCAAGGCCCCGACGCCCTCTACCGCGGCCCCATCGGCAAAGCCATCGTCAACACCGTCAACCACCCCGCCACCGCCCCTGGCATCACCGTCCCCGCCGGCGGAATGACAATGAACGACCTCGCCAACTACCGCGCCCTCCCCAAAGAGCCCATAGTCAGCAAACACAAAAACCTCACCATCTACGGCATGCCCACCTCCAGCGGCGGCGGCACCGCAGTAGCAGAAATCCTCAACCTCATGCAGGAAACCGAAAAACAAACAGGCACCCCCGTATCAAAAACAGACAACACCCAATACCTCCACCGCTTCGCCGAAGCCAGCGCCGCCGCCTTCGCCGACCGCAACCGATGGGTAGCCGACGTCCCCGGAGCCCCCGTCAACGAACTCATCTCCCCGGCCTACGCAACCGAACGCGCCTGCGGATTCAACCCAGACAAAGCCGCACAACGCCCCATCGTCTTCGGAAACCCCGACGGAAAATACGGCCCCTGCAAACCTCGCCCCGCAGGCAAACCTGGAAAAATCAACGAAGGCGCCTCAACAACACACCTCACCGTCGCTGACCGATGGGGCAACGTCGCCTCATACACCTCAACCATCGAACAATTCGGCGGCTCCGGCATGGTCGTCCCCGGCTACGGGTTCCTCCTCAACAACCAACTCACCGACTTCGAATTCACCGCCCCCACCAAAGGAATCCCACACCCCAACCTCCCCGCCCCCGGCAAACGCCCCCGCTCATCCATGTCACCAACAATCGTCACCAAAAACGGACGCCCCATCCTCGCAACCGGCGCCGCAGGAGGCTCCACAATCATCAGCACCACCGCCCAAATCCTCCTGGGCTACCTCGACCGCAACCTCACCGCAGTCGAAGCCGTCAACACCCCACGCCTGTCATCACGAAACACCGCAGCCGGCGCCGAACCACAACTCATGAAATCAGCCACCGGTGAAGCACTCCGCGCCATGGGACAACCCATGACCGAAACCAAAACCCTCGGACGCGCCACCGCCATCGCCATGCCCACCCAAGGCGTATTCATCCCCGCCGCCGAACGCACCCGCGGCGGAGGCGGATCAGCCATGGTCGTCAACCCCCGCCCATAA
- a CDS encoding leucyl aminopeptidase, which yields MIDINVSVQSAAEAGVDAVVVFATSVSGRAVLVPGSRLPQETQAHVESVLEAVAASGKADSVTAVVGAPGVAAKLIVVVGLGAGVPEKLAPEKWRRAAGAAARHLSAHRQVAVVAPVADEDVVGALAEGAALGSYRFVEHLSAKVRERRAAKQVGPTSVTVLLEQSSEELADAVARASVVAAYQCLARDLVNTSPNVLYPETFADRAVELAGEHDSLSVEVLDESALVEGGFGGIVGVGQGSVHPPRIVTLSYRPEGATTTVALIGKGITFDSGGLCIKPADSMATMKCDMGGAAAVLGTVLAAAELELPVAVTAYLCLAENMPGGAAQRPGDVVTMRDGSTVEIINTDAEGRLVMADGLALAVESAPDAIIDVATLTGAAMVALGSRTAAIMANDDDLQVALTEAGGFAGEAVWPMPIAEEIRATLDSDVADFKHMGGRLGGAMSAAAFLREFVPSGGAHGAGAAESGDGQVTDGAEAVAADDKKHIPWGHIDIAGPAFNEASAYGYTVKGGTGYGVRTLIAFLEGLE from the coding sequence GTGATCGATATCAATGTGAGTGTCCAGAGTGCCGCTGAGGCTGGCGTCGATGCTGTGGTGGTTTTCGCGACGAGTGTTTCTGGGCGGGCTGTGCTTGTTCCTGGTTCGCGGTTGCCGCAGGAGACGCAGGCCCATGTGGAGTCGGTGTTGGAGGCTGTGGCTGCTTCGGGTAAGGCCGATTCTGTGACTGCTGTGGTGGGTGCCCCTGGTGTGGCTGCCAAGCTGATTGTGGTTGTGGGATTGGGTGCTGGTGTTCCGGAGAAGTTGGCGCCGGAGAAGTGGCGTCGGGCTGCTGGTGCTGCGGCGCGTCATTTGTCGGCTCACCGTCAGGTCGCGGTGGTTGCGCCTGTGGCTGATGAGGATGTCGTGGGTGCGCTGGCTGAGGGTGCGGCGTTGGGTTCGTACCGTTTTGTGGAGCACTTGTCTGCGAAGGTGCGGGAGCGTCGTGCGGCTAAGCAGGTGGGGCCGACGTCGGTGACGGTGTTGTTGGAGCAGTCGTCGGAGGAGCTCGCTGATGCTGTGGCGCGGGCGAGTGTGGTGGCTGCTTACCAGTGCTTGGCGCGGGATTTGGTCAACACGAGCCCGAACGTGTTGTACCCGGAAACGTTCGCTGATCGTGCAGTGGAGCTCGCTGGCGAGCACGACTCGTTGTCGGTGGAGGTTTTGGACGAATCTGCTCTGGTTGAGGGCGGTTTCGGTGGAATCGTGGGTGTGGGGCAGGGATCGGTGCACCCGCCGCGGATTGTGACGCTTTCTTACCGGCCTGAGGGCGCAACGACCACGGTGGCGTTGATTGGTAAGGGCATCACCTTCGATTCGGGTGGTTTGTGCATTAAGCCTGCCGACAGCATGGCGACGATGAAGTGCGACATGGGTGGCGCTGCGGCGGTGCTTGGCACGGTGTTGGCTGCTGCTGAGTTGGAGCTGCCGGTGGCTGTGACTGCGTACCTGTGCTTGGCCGAGAACATGCCTGGTGGGGCTGCGCAGCGTCCGGGTGATGTGGTGACCATGCGTGATGGTTCCACAGTGGAGATCATCAACACAGATGCTGAGGGTCGTTTGGTGATGGCTGATGGGTTGGCTCTGGCTGTGGAGTCGGCTCCCGATGCGATTATCGATGTGGCTACTCTTACCGGTGCTGCCATGGTGGCGTTGGGATCGCGTACGGCTGCGATCATGGCCAATGATGATGATTTGCAGGTAGCGCTCACTGAGGCTGGTGGGTTTGCTGGTGAGGCTGTGTGGCCGATGCCGATTGCTGAAGAGATCCGGGCGACGTTGGATTCGGATGTGGCGGACTTTAAGCACATGGGTGGCCGTTTGGGTGGCGCTATGTCTGCGGCGGCGTTCTTGCGTGAGTTTGTGCCTTCCGGTGGTGCTCATGGTGCCGGTGCGGCTGAGTCTGGTGATGGTCAGGTCACTGATGGTGCTGAGGCTGTGGCCGCGGATGACAAGAAGCACATTCCGTGGGGTCACATTGATATTGCTGGACCTGCTTTCAATGAGGCGAGTGCGTATGGATACACGGTTAAGGGCGGCACGGGATATGGCGTCCGCACATTGATCGCTTTCTTGGAAGGGCTTGAGTAA